The genomic DNA CTGAGTGGGCCTCATCGCGGGCAAGCCCGCTCCCACAGGGGCACGCATTCCAACTGTGGGAGCTGGCTTGCATGCGATGAGCCCCTGAAAATCACCAAAAATCTCCCTACTGCAACCCATCCCGAAACTGCCCCGGCGTCAGCCCCGTCCAGCGCTTGAACGCGCGGTTGAAACTGCTGGTATCGGCAAACCCCAATAAATGACTGATCTCTGCCAGGGAGCATTGCGGGTCCCGCAAGTGCAGCAGCGCCAGGTTTTCCCGGCATTCATTGAGCAGCGCATCAAACCGGCAGCCTTCATCCGCCAGATGGCGCTGCAAGCTGCGCAGGCTCAGGTGCAACGCCTGGGCAACCCGTTCGGCGCTCGGCTCGCCATCCGGCAATTGCGCTTCGATCACCCGGCGCACCTTGCGCTCCCAGGTCAGCGGTTGCAGCTGGGCGAGGGTGCGCTTGAGCACGGTTTCATTGTGCTCGGCGAGCTCCGGGTTGGCGTCGTCCAGATGGCTGTCGAAATCCTGGGCGGCGAACTCAAGGCGGTCCTCTTCGGCGCCAAAAAAAACCGGCGCGCGAAATACCGTGTGCCACGGCTTGGGATCTGTCGGCTCCGGTCTGCGCAGGTGCACCGCCAGCGGCGCGTATTCCCGGCCCAGCCGGTTGCGGCAGGTGCGCACGTAGATCGCCGCAAACGCATCGATGGCTTCGAATGCCGGGGCCGGGCTGCCAGGCGGTTGCAGCAAGCGAAACCGATAGCGCTCGCCTTCGCAGCTAAGCTCCAGGGTCAGGGCGTCGCTGACCACCCGGTGGTAACGCACGATGCGCTCGAACACCTCGCGCAAGCTGCCGCTGGCCACCAGCGCGTAACCCAGCGCATGGAAGGTGGTGGGGCTGACAAACCGCGACACGCGCAAGCCAATGGCCGGGTCGCCGCTGGCCTGCACCGCCAGTTGCCACAGGCGCGTGGTCGCCGACAGCGGGTAGCGCGCGCTGGGGTCGTCCATCTGCTGCGGGTCGAGCCCGGCTTGCAGGCACAGCGCGGTGCTGTCGAGGCCCAGGGCATCGAGCTGTTTGCGCAGGGCGCGGGTCCAGCTGGCAAGGGACGTGGGTTCGGTCATGACGATTGGCGCTTGCGGTCAACAGGTTGGCGCCCGGGGCTAGCGTCCTGCGCGATCGCATGGGGCAGGATGGGCGCATCGATAAGTCAGAGGATGGAAGCATGGACGGTACTTCTGCAAGTCCCCAACAGATGAACGCACAACAGCGTTCGGCAAAAATCCGTGAAGTGGTACTCGCCGAAGGCGTGCGCCTGCGCCAGCGGCACCCCTGGCTGCTGCACCAGGACGCGCTGGGCGCGGGCATCCTGGCGTTTGCGCTGCTGGGCATGCTCGGCTCGGCCGCGCTCTACATCACCGGCCACATGGCCTGGTGGGTGTGCCTGCTGCTCAACGCGTTCTTTGCCTCGCTGACCCACGAGCTGGAACACGACCTGATTCACAGCATGTATTTTCGCAAGCAGCGCGTGCCCCATAACCTGATGATGGGCCTGGTGTGGCTGGCGCGGCCCAGTACCATCAACCCGTGGATTCGCCGCCACCTGCACCTTAACCACCACAAGGTCTCCGGCACCGAGACCGACATGGAAGAGCGTGCCATCACCAATGGCGAGCCCTGGGGTTTTGCGCGGCTGCTGATGGTGGGGGATAACGTGATGTCGGCGTTTATCCGCATGCTGCGCGCCAAAACCTGGAGCCACAAACTCAAGATCCTCAAGCGCTCGCTGTTGGTGTACGCACCCCTGGCGTTACTGCACTGGGGCGCGTGGTATGTGTTTCTGGGCTTTCACGCCGCGAACGGCATCGCCAGCCTGCTGGGTGCGCCCATCGCCTGGTCGGCCAGCACCTTGGAAGTGATGCAGGTCATCGACATCGCCGCCGTGGTGATCATCGGCCCCAATGTGCTGCGCACCTTTTGCCTGCACTTTGTCAGCTCCAACATGCATTACTACGGCGATGTGGAACCGGGCAACGTGATCCAGCAAACCCAGGTGCTCAACCCGTGGTGGATGTGGCCGTTGCAGGCGTTTTGCTTCAACTTCGGCAGCACCCACGGCATCCATCATTTTGTAGTGAAAGAGCCGTTCTATATCCGCCAGATGACCGCCAGGGTGGCGCACAAGGTGATGGCCGAAATGGGTGTTCGCTTCAATGATTTCGGGACGTTTGCGCGGGCCAACCGCCGCGAGCCGCAGGCCCGCGCAACCGCCGGGCTTAATCCGGCTGAAACGGCGATGCGCTGAGGATCACGCCGGTTTCCTCCACATATTGCTGCCAGTGGCCGATCAGGGTGGCGAGCTTGTCCGGGTGGCTCACGGCCAGGTCATGGATCTCGCCGGGGTCCTGGCCCAGGTCATACAGCTGCCAGGTCGCCGGGCCGACGGGGCCGGGGATGTACACGGCTTTCCACTGGCCCTGGCGAATGGCGCGGCGGCCGAACAGCTCCCAGCCGGTAACGGTGTGTTCGTCATGCACCTGCGCGGTTTCCCCGGATAGAAAGCCCAGCCACGACTTGCCACGCAACGGCGCCACCGGCTTGCCCCGCCATTGCTTGCCGGGATGGCGCACACCGGCCAGGTCCAGCAGGGTCGGCGTGATGTCCATCACCGTGCCAAACCCATGGCTGACGCGGCCCTTGAGCGGCAGCTGCGGGTAGTGCACCAGGGCCGGCACGCGAATGCCGCCTTCGGTGGTAAACGCCTTGAACAGCCGCGACGGCGCGGTCGCCACCTGAGCCCACGACGGGCCGTACCATACGTAGGAATTGGCGCGGCCGATGTTCTCCAGGCGGTTGTCGTAGTGCTGGTTAAGGTAGGTCAGCAGTTCAGGGCCGAATTTGGGGAACGCCTCCAGCAACGCGCCTTCGGCACCGTTATCGGACATGAACACGATAAAGGTGTTGTCCAGTTGCCCCTGCTGGCGCAGGTACTCCACCACCCGGCCAATGTTCCAGTCCATGCGCTCGACCATCGCCGCATACACTTCCATGGCCCGCGCCGAGACCTGGCGTTGTTCGTCGGTAAGGGCCGCCCATTGGGTGTTCAACTCGATCAGCGGGTGAGGTTCCACGTCGGCATCGATCAGCCCCAATGCCTTGAGTTTTGCCAGACGCTCCAGGCGCAGCACTTCGGGGCCGGCGTCGTAGCGGCCACGGTATTTGTCGACGATTTCGACGGGCGCCTGCAGCGGCCAGTGCGGCGCGGAAAACGGCAGATAGGCGAAGAAAGGCCGCGCCTGATCGCGCTCCTTGAGGTACTGCAGCAGCTTGTCGCCAAAGGCATCGGAGGAATAGAAACCTTCGGGCAGTTGCTCGACGAATGTGTCGTCTTCGATGTACAGCGCGGGCGTGGACTTGAGCAGGCCAGGCGTGGTGTCGTCGTAGGTTGGTTCGAAACCATAATGGTTGGCCGCGCCGGGCAACAGCGAGAACGAACGCTCGAAACCCCGTGCGTGGGGCGCCAGCTCGGCGGTCAGGCCCAGGTGCCACTTGCCGCTCATCAAGGTCTGGTAACCGGCTTCGCGCAGCAACTCCGGCAGGGCCACGACGCTGTCGTTGAGGTAACCCTCGTAACCGGGTTTGCCGATCAACTCCGGCGTGAGCGCTTCAGCCATGGTGCCGATACCGGCGATATGGTGGTCGGTGCCGGTCAGCAGCATCGAACGGGTAGGCGAGCAAGTGGGCGCGGTGTGGAAGTCAGTCAGGCGCAAGCCGTTGAGCGCCAGGGCGTCGAGGTGCGGCGTGGAGATTTCCCCACCAAACGCACCGAGGTCGGAGAAGCCCATGTCATCGGCCAGAATCACCAGGAAATTGGGACGTTGCGGCATCAAGATGTTCCTCAGTCAGCAGGCAATAAACGCCAGGGGCAGGTCGCGAATCTGTTCGCGCGCGGGCGGTTGGTAGTGGCCGTCGCTGATCAATTCGTGAAGCAGCTCTTCGCGCAGTTGGTGGAATTCAAAACTGCTGCGCTGGCGCGGATGGGGCAGGGCGATGTCCACCACCTGCTTGATCCGCCCGGGCCTTGGCTCCATCACCACCACGCGGTCGGCGAGGAAAATCGCCTCTTCCACATCGTGGGTGACCAGCACGGTGGTGATTTTCGCGCGGGTGCGAATCGCCAATAGCTCGTCCTGCATTTGCTGGCGGGTCAGGGCGTCGAGGGCGCCGAAGGGTTCATCCAGTAACAGGATGCGCGGGCTGGCCACCAGCCCTCGGGCGATAGCCACACGCTGGGCCATGCCGCCGGAGAGTTGATGGGGGTAGGCGCGGGTGAAATCGGTGAGGCCCACCAGCTCGATGAAGTCGCTGATGCGCCGGCTGCGTTCGGCTTGTGTCAGTGGCTCGTTGACCAGGCCCAGGCCAATGTTTTCCGCCACGGTCAGCCAAGGGAACAAACGGTGTTCCTGAAACACAATGCCGCGCTCGCCGCCGATGCCGCTGACGGCCTTGCCGTCCACCTGAATCTCGCCGCGAAACTGCGTGTCCAGCCCCACCAGCAAGCGCAGCAAGGTGGATTTGCCGCACCCGCTGGAGCCGACAATGGCGACGAATTCACCCTCGGCAATCTCCAGGTTGAATTCGCGGATGGCTTCCAGTTCGAAGCCGTCGACATCGAAGCTCTTGCCCACATGGTTGAAACTGACGATAGGTGCGTTCATGCGTGTCTCCAGCGGGTGGCGCGGGTTTCGATGCGTTGGCCGATCAGGTTGAGGGTGGCGCCGGTGAGGCCGACCAGGAGCATGCCGCTCATGATCAAATCCATGCGCAGCAGCTGTTGGGCGCCGATCATCAGGCTGCCGATGCCGCCGTTGGACGGCATGAAGTATTCCGCGCCGATGGTGCCGAGCCAGGCGTAGATCAGGCTCAGGCGCAGGCCGGCGAAAATGCCGGCGGCGGCGCCCGGCAGGATCAGGCGACGCAGGCGCTGGAACAGGCTCAGGCGCAGCACTTGCGCCGCTTCACGCAGCTGCGGCGACAGGTTCAACACGCTGCGCTGGGTGGCGATAAACAGCGGAAAAAACGCCGCCAGGGCGATGAACACCCACTTGGCCAATTCACCCAGGCCAAACCAGGCGGTGAGCAATGGCACCCAGGCGAAGATCGCAATCTGGCGCAGCGCGGCGAGTGTCGGGCCCAGCACGCGTTCACTACGCCGTGACAGGCCCAGCCACAAGCCCATGGCAAACCCCAGGCTGCCGCCCAATACCAGGCCGCCTACCGTGCGTCCCAGGCTTTTGCCCAGCGCGCCGGACAGGCTGCCATCGGCTACGCCTGCGACGGTGGTGTGCAGCACCGCCCACGGGCTGACGAGAATGTTCGGGTCCACCCAACCCTGATGGGTCGCCAGCTGCCACAGCGCCAGTAACAGCAGCGGCAAAAGCCACGGTTGCAGGCGCTGCCAGCCTTCATAGCGGGGCCCGCGGCGAATCTGCGCCGTGGCCGGGTGTGGCCAGTGCACCCACTGGCGGTCCAGCCAGCCGATGCCGCGATCCATCACCACGCCCAGCACGCCGATGACCACGATGCACACGAACACGATATCGAGCATGAACAACTGCCGCGCCCACACCATCAGGTAGCCGATGCCTTCGCTGGAGGCCAGCAGTTCCACCGCCAGCAATGAGGTCCAGCCGGCCGCGAGCGCCAGGCGCACACCGGCCATGAAGGCGGGCAGGGCAGCGGGCAGGATCAGACGGCGGATCAACAGGTGCGTGGGCAGGCGCAATACGCGCGCGGCCTCACGCAGGTTGGGCTGGGCGTCGCGCACGCCCACCAGCGTATGCAGGGTGACGGGCACCACGATGGCCTTGACCAGCACCACCAGCTTCAGGGTTTCACCAATGCCGAAAAACACCATGAACAACGGAATCCAGGCCAGGGTCGGCACCTGAGACAACGCGCTGAACGTCAGAAATATCAGGCGCTCGGCCCGTGCGCTGAAACCCAGCACTGCGCCGAGCACAGCCCCTGCGCCGATGCCCGCCAGCAAACCCCAGCACAACCGCTGCACGCTGATCGCCAAGTGGCTCCACAACTCGCCACCGGCCAATTCCACCGCGCTACTCCAGACCAGGGAAGGCGGCGGCAGAATCTGTTCGCTCATCCAGTGATTGCGGCTGGCCAGCCACCACAGCCCGAACAGCGCGACCGGTAACAGCCACGGCAATACACGTTCGCTCAATGCCGGCCAGCGCGGTGCGATGCCGTTGGACGGGGCCGCGAGAGGCAGGCTCAACAATGAAGTTCGGGCCATGGAGGACCTCCGTTGTCGCCAAGGGCGTTATGTGATTTTGATCTTACAAAGACTTGATCAAGATGATTGAGGGATAAGAAAAATCATTTAAAGCCCCAGCCCTGCGCGCATCCAATGCATTCGGAGAATATTTTCGATGCTGTTCATGCATAGTCCCCTGCAGCCTGCGTTTCAGTGCTAATAGATCCAATAGTTATTAAATTGTGAATTTATAGTATTTAAAGTTTTGATCAGTTTGTGCCTACTTTCGGCTCCCCAGGCGACCCTCGCCCACAAGGAGCTGCGCTTATGAAACTGCCCTTCAAACGTCTGATCACGCTGTTCGCGGGCACCGCGCTGGCGGGCCTGGTGCACGCCGCCGACCTCAAGGAAATCCGCATCGCTGTGCCCGACCTCAGTGCCGGCAGCCAGCACAGCGGTGGCGGCATTACCGACGTGCTGCGTGAACAGCAAATCTTTGAAAAGGCCTTCGCCGACCAGGGCATCAAGGTTCAGTGGAATTACTTCAAGGGTGCTGGCCCGGTGATCAATGAAGCCTTCGCCAATGGCCAGGTGGACCTGGCTTATCTCGGCGACCTGGCGGCGATCATCGGCCGCTCCAATGGCCTCGACACCCGCTTGCTCAGTGCCACCGCGCGTGACATCAAGCAGTACCTCGGCGTAGTGCCCGGTTCCGGCATCAAGACCTTGCAAGACCTCAAGGGCAAGCGCGTGGCGGTCTTCCGTGGCACTGCCACTCAGTTGTCGCTCGACAGCGCTCTGGCCAGCCAGGGCTTGAGCGAGAAAGACCTGAAAATCATCAACCTTGACTTCAACGCGGCCGGCGCCGCACTCGCCGCCAGGCAGATTGACGCGACCTGGGGCGGGGCGAACCTGGCGGCGCTGCAAGCCAAGGGCCTGGCCGAACTGCCGCTGACCACCAAGGACCTGGGGGGCGCTGGCAGTGTTCAGGCGGTGCTGGTGGGCAGCGGCAAGTTTGTCGACGAACATCCCGAGGTCATCACCCAGTTGCTCAAGGCTCAACAACAGGCCGTGCAGTGGCTCACCAATGACAACAACAAGCAGGCTTACATCGACCTGGTGTCGGGGCGGGCGAGTTACCCACCGGTGATCCTGGGCAATGATTTGAAAAACGAGAAACTCAGCGAGATTTTCCCCTCGACCCTGGATCCGGTATTCCTGGGCAAGTTGCAGGATGCGGTGGACCTGGCGTCCAAAGAGAAGCTGATTCGCAAGCCGTTTCAGGTGAGTGATTGGGTGGCGCCGAATCTGGCGGCGGCGGGGTTGTAAGGGGGCTGGCAACCAGATCGTTCCCACGCTCTGCGTGGGAACGCCTCGTGTGACGCTCCGCGTCAACCTCCGCAGGGCTTGAACCATGCGTAGGCACAGGGACGCGGAGCGTCCAGGGCGGCTTTCCCACGCAGAGCGTGGGAACGATCGGCGATCGGTGCTCGCGATTGGCCGCTCAGACCGCCACACTCACCGCCTGCGTGTCCACCTCCACCAGCGTCTCGATCATCGCCTTCGCCGCCGGCGACAACCTTGACCCCGTGCGGCTGACAATTCCGCACCGCGCGCTCATGGTCTCCATGTTCTGCGGCAGGTTGCGCCAGTGCAGCAGCACCAGCGTGCCCTGGGCAATGTCTTCGGCAAACGCCTCCTCAGTGCCCACGCCGATGGCGTTCGACTGCAACACAATCTTGACCAGCGCCGGGAAGTGCTCGGTCTGAATGCTCGGCGAGAAATCCATGCGCCCGCTCAGGTTCGCCAACAGTTTGCGAATGCCCTGGGAGATCAGCGGCGAGGCCAGCGGGTAGTCGAACATATCGTTGGTCGACAGGCTGTCCTTGGCCAGCAACGGGTGTCCGGGGCGGCAGAAAAACACACCGCGTTTGGGCGTGAGCGGGCGGGTCTGGAAGTTTGGATCGTTTTCAAACTGGCGGATGTCGGCGATGAAAAATTCGATCTCTTCTCGGCTCAACGCACGGCTGAGTTTTTCCCAGTTATCCACCTGGAAACTGGTGCGGATTCGCGGGTGGGCGTTGATAAACCGCGCGACGGCATCGGGCACCAGTTTCACCGCCGGCGCGGGGCCGGTGCCGAAGCGCAGGTCGCCGGCATCGAGCTTGGTCATGCGCGTGACTTCACTGCTCAGCAACGCGGCGCCGTGCACCAGGCTCAGGGCATGTTGCAGCACCACCTGGCCTTCGGGTGTGGGGCGCAGGTCCTTGTTGCCGCGGTCTACCAGTACGCAACCGAACTCCTGTTCCAGCCCCTGGATGCTGCGGCTGAACGCGGGTTGAGTGATGCCCATGGCGTCTGCCGCGCGCACGAAACTGCGGTGTTCGTTGAGGGCGATGAAGTAGCGCAGTTGGCGAAGATCCATATGCTTTCCCGGCATCTGAAAAATAGGTCGAAGGCATTTGCGACCAGGGGAGCTGAGGTTTTAAATGCAAGCTCTTATTCCGTCAACGAAGCATGCTTTCATTTGCTAGATCCAAATTGCATATGAATAGAGCGTTGCCGGAAAGCATCCCCACCATCAGGCACATGAGGGTCATCACAATGAGCAATGCCGCATTAGCTGTTCAACCCATCGCCCAGGCGCTGGACATTCACCCGGTCGCGGGGCGCATCGGCGCCGAGATCCGTGGCGTCAGACTTTCCGGCGACCTGGATGCCACCACCGTTGAAGCCATCCAGCAGGCGCTGGTGCAGTACAAGGTGATCTTCTTCCGCGAGCAAACCCACCTTGATGACCAGAGCCAGGAAGCCTTCGCCCACTTGCTCGGCGAGCCCATTGCCCACCCGACCGTGCCGGTGCGCGACGGTACGCGTTTCCTGATGGAGCTTGATGGTGGCCGTGGCCAGCGCGCCAATTCGTGGCACACCGACGTGACCTTCGTCGACGCCTACCCAAAAGCCTCGATCCTGCGTTCGGTGCTGGCGCCCAAGTCCGGGGGCGATACGGTGTGGGCCAACACCGCCAGCGCCTACAACGACCTCAGCGCCGAATTGCGCGTGCTGGCGGATAACCTGTGGGCGGTGCACAGCAACGAATACGACTACGCCGCGCGCAAGCCCGATGTGTCAGTGGAAAAGCTCGAGGAATACCGCAAGGTGTTCACCTCCACGGTGTATGAAACCGAGCACCCGGTAGTGCGCGTGCACCCGGTCAGCGGCGAAAAAACCTTGCTGCTGGGGCACTTCGTCAAACGCCTGAAAGGCTACTCACAGGCTGACTCAACGCAGCTGTTCAACCTGCTGCAAAGCCACGTCACTCGCCTGGAAAACACCGTGCGCTGGCGCTGGAGCACCGGCGATGTGGCGATCTGGGACAACCGCGCCACCCAGCATTACGCGGTGGACGACTACGGCACCCAGGAACGCATCGTGCGCCGGGTGACGCTCAAGGGCGATGTGCCGGTGGGGGTGCAAGGGCAGGCCAGCAAAACCACCAAGGGTCTCTAAATCAACACACATTTAAATGTGAGTACGTGCTTGTGTGGGAGCGAGCAAGCCCGCTCCCACACAAGCCCTTAACCACATTGATCTATGGTGTTTACCAAACGCCGATTTGCACGACCTTTTCCACTTCCGGCTCACCATAGCGAAACCGTTGCCCGCGCAGGGCGATCTCCGAATGGCTGATGGTGGTGCGCCGCTTCAGCCCGCGCAGCCATTCGAACAGATAGCCCGAGTGAGTCTCGCGCACCTCGGCATACGCCGGGTCGGCCCCCAGGTCGTGCACTTCCTGCGGGTCGTTTTCCAGGTCAAACAGCTGTGGGCGAAAGCCGTCGTAAGCCAGGTATTTCCAGCGTTCGCTGCGCACCATGGTCATGCGGCAACGGTCGATGGGTTGCGCCAGACGCTCACGGGCCGGGGCCTGGAAGGCGTAGTCGTATTCGGCGATGGCGTAGCGGCGCCAAGGGATGTCTTCGCCGTGCAGCAACGGGATCAGTGAGCGACCTTCCAGACGATGCTCGGCAGCGGGCAACCCCAGCGCTTCGAGGAACGTCGGCAGCGCATCAATGGTTTCCACCAAACGCTCGTCCACCGAGCCACGGCTGATATCGGCATGGGCGCGCGGGTCGCGCACGATCAACGGAACCCCCACTGCAGGCTCCAGCATAAACTCTTTTTCGCCGAGGAAATGATCACCGAGGAAATCGCCGTGGTCGCTGGTGAACACAATCAGCGTGTCGTTCCAGCGCCCGTTGCTTTGCAGGAAATCGAACAGCCTGCCCAGTTGATCGTCGATCTGTTTGATCAGGCCCATGTAGGTCGGAATCACCGTGAGCCGCACCTCGTCACGGGAAAAATTCAGGCTTTCCTCATGTCGGCGGAAGGCCTGGTACACCGGGTGATCGCTGGGGTTTGCAGGCTGCACGGGGGCCTGAATGTGCTCGGCGCCGTACAGCGCGTGATACGGCGCCGGCGCGAGGTAGGGCCAGTGCGGCTTGATGTACGACAGGTGCAGGCACCACGGCCGCTCGCCCTGCTCGCCAATGAAAGCGATGGCGCGGTCGGTGGTGTAGACGGTTTCCGAATGTTCTTCGGCCACCCGCGCGGGCAGCCCGGCGTTGCGCATGTGCCAGCCGCTGAGCACTTCGCCGTTGTCGCCGGCAGCGGAATTGGCCCATTCATGCCAGGGGTTGCTGCCGCTGTAGCCTTTCTCGCGCAGGTAATGGGTGTAGGGCGCGGACTCACGTTTATCGTCGAACAGCGGGCTGTCGGGGTAGATGCCGTCGTGGCGCAAATACGCGTCAAAACCGACCTCGTTCAGCGGCTCGGCCTGTGCGCTGTCCGGGTCGATATTCAGGCGCTGCAAGGCGTCCAGATTCGGCGTGGCGTGGGTCTTGCCCACCAGCGCGGTGCGGATGCCGTGGGGGCGCAGGTAGTCGCCAATGGTCAGTTCTTCCAGCGGCAGCGGCACGGCGTTCCACGCCACCTGATGGCTGCTGACATAGCGCCCGGTGTACGCCGACATCCGCGACGGCCCGCAAATGGTGCCCTGGGTGTAGGCGCGGCTGAAACGCACGCCGGCGGCGGCGAGGCGGTCGATGTTCGGCGTGTGCAAATGCGCGTGGCCATAGCACGACAGGTAATCGCGGCGCAGTTGGTCGCACATGATGTAGAGCACGTTGCGTACGGGATTGGGTTGGGACATGAGGGCTTTACCGAACGGGGAACAGGCCTCTGTTTTCGCCGTTATACCGGTTGGCGGGCAAGTGCATTTGAGGACTGGGTTTTATGCAGGGCATGCATGGGTGCTGCTACTGGCGCTATCGCAGGCAAGCCAGCTCCCACATTTGAAATGCGTTCCCCTGTGGGAGCTGGCTTGCCTGCGATTACGTCCGCTCAGACAGCGAGATTCTCCAGCGTGCACACATCCTCATCCAGCTCATCAATCTCCTTGATCTGCTCGATCATCGCCTCCGCCAGCGGCGACAACCGATACCCCGCACGGCTGACAATCCCGTAGCGCGTATAGCGCTCCTCCAAATCCTCCGCCAGGCCATCAATCTTCAAACACACCAACTCGCCCCGGGCCATGTGCAGCACGTCGCTGTTGGCGCTGACAATGCCGATGGCATCCGAGCGCAGCACCACGCCCATCAGGCTGTAGCCGTTTTCGCATTCCACATTGGGCTGGTAATCCGGCCGGCCGCTGAGGTCGACGATGACCTTTCGCAGGTTCGGCGGGCGGATGGTCACGGCCAATGGGTAGCTCATCAATTCGGCGGCGCTCACGCTGTCGCGCGCGGCCAGCGGGTGGCCGGCGCGGCAGCAAAAGTACCAGCGCCGCGCGCGCAGGCGATGGGTGTGGTAGTCCGGGTTGGCTTCGAAGTGGCGGGTGTCGGCGACGAAGAATTCGAACTCTTCGCTGAGCAGGCGTTTGCTCAGGCTTTGCCAGTCATCCACCTGAAACTGCACGCGCGCCTTGGGGTAGCGCCCGATGAAACTGCCGATGGCACGCGGAACCAGCCCGGCAGCGGGCGCCGGGCCGCAACCGAACCGCAACTCGCCCGCCTCCAGGCCGTTGAACTGGCTGATCTCGTTGGCCAGTTGTTGCGCGCCGCTGACCAGCCGCCGCGCATGTTCGAGCAACACCTGGCCTTGTTTGGTCGGCGCCAGGTCCTTGCGGCCACGGTCGA from Pseudomonas tolaasii NCPPB 2192 includes the following:
- a CDS encoding AraC family transcriptional regulator; this encodes MTEPTSLASWTRALRKQLDALGLDSTALCLQAGLDPQQMDDPSARYPLSATTRLWQLAVQASGDPAIGLRVSRFVSPTTFHALGYALVASGSLREVFERIVRYHRVVSDALTLELSCEGERYRFRLLQPPGSPAPAFEAIDAFAAIYVRTCRNRLGREYAPLAVHLRRPEPTDPKPWHTVFRAPVFFGAEEDRLEFAAQDFDSHLDDANPELAEHNETVLKRTLAQLQPLTWERKVRRVIEAQLPDGEPSAERVAQALHLSLRSLQRHLADEGCRFDALLNECRENLALLHLRDPQCSLAEISHLLGFADTSSFNRAFKRWTGLTPGQFRDGLQ
- a CDS encoding fatty acid desaturase is translated as MDGTSASPQQMNAQQRSAKIREVVLAEGVRLRQRHPWLLHQDALGAGILAFALLGMLGSAALYITGHMAWWVCLLLNAFFASLTHELEHDLIHSMYFRKQRVPHNLMMGLVWLARPSTINPWIRRHLHLNHHKVSGTETDMEERAITNGEPWGFARLLMVGDNVMSAFIRMLRAKTWSHKLKILKRSLLVYAPLALLHWGAWYVFLGFHAANGIASLLGAPIAWSASTLEVMQVIDIAAVVIIGPNVLRTFCLHFVSSNMHYYGDVEPGNVIQQTQVLNPWWMWPLQAFCFNFGSTHGIHHFVVKEPFYIRQMTARVAHKVMAEMGVRFNDFGTFARANRREPQARATAGLNPAETAMR
- a CDS encoding arylsulfatase, whose translation is MPQRPNFLVILADDMGFSDLGAFGGEISTPHLDALALNGLRLTDFHTAPTCSPTRSMLLTGTDHHIAGIGTMAEALTPELIGKPGYEGYLNDSVVALPELLREAGYQTLMSGKWHLGLTAELAPHARGFERSFSLLPGAANHYGFEPTYDDTTPGLLKSTPALYIEDDTFVEQLPEGFYSSDAFGDKLLQYLKERDQARPFFAYLPFSAPHWPLQAPVEIVDKYRGRYDAGPEVLRLERLAKLKALGLIDADVEPHPLIELNTQWAALTDEQRQVSARAMEVYAAMVERMDWNIGRVVEYLRQQGQLDNTFIVFMSDNGAEGALLEAFPKFGPELLTYLNQHYDNRLENIGRANSYVWYGPSWAQVATAPSRLFKAFTTEGGIRVPALVHYPQLPLKGRVSHGFGTVMDITPTLLDLAGVRHPGKQWRGKPVAPLRGKSWLGFLSGETAQVHDEHTVTGWELFGRRAIRQGQWKAVYIPGPVGPATWQLYDLGQDPGEIHDLAVSHPDKLATLIGHWQQYVEETGVILSASPFQPD
- a CDS encoding ABC transporter ATP-binding protein; amino-acid sequence: MNAPIVSFNHVGKSFDVDGFELEAIREFNLEIAEGEFVAIVGSSGCGKSTLLRLLVGLDTQFRGEIQVDGKAVSGIGGERGIVFQEHRLFPWLTVAENIGLGLVNEPLTQAERSRRISDFIELVGLTDFTRAYPHQLSGGMAQRVAIARGLVASPRILLLDEPFGALDALTRQQMQDELLAIRTRAKITTVLVTHDVEEAIFLADRVVVMEPRPGRIKQVVDIALPHPRQRSSFEFHQLREELLHELISDGHYQPPAREQIRDLPLAFIAC
- a CDS encoding ABC transporter permease, which encodes MARTSLLSLPLAAPSNGIAPRWPALSERVLPWLLPVALFGLWWLASRNHWMSEQILPPPSLVWSSAVELAGGELWSHLAISVQRLCWGLLAGIGAGAVLGAVLGFSARAERLIFLTFSALSQVPTLAWIPLFMVFFGIGETLKLVVLVKAIVVPVTLHTLVGVRDAQPNLREAARVLRLPTHLLIRRLILPAALPAFMAGVRLALAAGWTSLLAVELLASSEGIGYLMVWARQLFMLDIVFVCIVVIGVLGVVMDRGIGWLDRQWVHWPHPATAQIRRGPRYEGWQRLQPWLLPLLLLALWQLATHQGWVDPNILVSPWAVLHTTVAGVADGSLSGALGKSLGRTVGGLVLGGSLGFAMGLWLGLSRRSERVLGPTLAALRQIAIFAWVPLLTAWFGLGELAKWVFIALAAFFPLFIATQRSVLNLSPQLREAAQVLRLSLFQRLRRLILPGAAAGIFAGLRLSLIYAWLGTIGAEYFMPSNGGIGSLMIGAQQLLRMDLIMSGMLLVGLTGATLNLIGQRIETRATRWRHA
- a CDS encoding ABC transporter substrate-binding protein; translated protein: MKLPFKRLITLFAGTALAGLVHAADLKEIRIAVPDLSAGSQHSGGGITDVLREQQIFEKAFADQGIKVQWNYFKGAGPVINEAFANGQVDLAYLGDLAAIIGRSNGLDTRLLSATARDIKQYLGVVPGSGIKTLQDLKGKRVAVFRGTATQLSLDSALASQGLSEKDLKIINLDFNAAGAALAARQIDATWGGANLAALQAKGLAELPLTTKDLGGAGSVQAVLVGSGKFVDEHPEVITQLLKAQQQAVQWLTNDNNKQAYIDLVSGRASYPPVILGNDLKNEKLSEIFPSTLDPVFLGKLQDAVDLASKEKLIRKPFQVSDWVAPNLAAAGL
- a CDS encoding LysR family transcriptional regulator, encoding MDLRQLRYFIALNEHRSFVRAADAMGITQPAFSRSIQGLEQEFGCVLVDRGNKDLRPTPEGQVVLQHALSLVHGAALLSSEVTRMTKLDAGDLRFGTGPAPAVKLVPDAVARFINAHPRIRTSFQVDNWEKLSRALSREEIEFFIADIRQFENDPNFQTRPLTPKRGVFFCRPGHPLLAKDSLSTNDMFDYPLASPLISQGIRKLLANLSGRMDFSPSIQTEHFPALVKIVLQSNAIGVGTEEAFAEDIAQGTLVLLHWRNLPQNMETMSARCGIVSRTGSRLSPAAKAMIETLVEVDTQAVSVAV
- a CDS encoding TauD/TfdA dioxygenase family protein, encoding MSNAALAVQPIAQALDIHPVAGRIGAEIRGVRLSGDLDATTVEAIQQALVQYKVIFFREQTHLDDQSQEAFAHLLGEPIAHPTVPVRDGTRFLMELDGGRGQRANSWHTDVTFVDAYPKASILRSVLAPKSGGDTVWANTASAYNDLSAELRVLADNLWAVHSNEYDYAARKPDVSVEKLEEYRKVFTSTVYETEHPVVRVHPVSGEKTLLLGHFVKRLKGYSQADSTQLFNLLQSHVTRLENTVRWRWSTGDVAIWDNRATQHYAVDDYGTQERIVRRVTLKGDVPVGVQGQASKTTKGL